A single region of the Halobacterium wangiae genome encodes:
- a CDS encoding helix-turn-helix domain-containing protein, whose protein sequence is MSIVAEFSLPPRAIPGGETLESLPAATVKLERLVPTGDAALPFFWVFDVDHQRFLEGLRDESGVSTVEVLTEVESSALFRAEWTPDAVAIQGIHEMRATVLDATGTADGWTFQVRAPSRDQLGAFRQLFTDRGVPVEIRRIYAFADLLSDDRLLTPEQRQTLIFAYQRGYFDEPRGVTQADLGEHFDISGRAVSNRLRRGTRNLVTSTLLDPTTRDDSNEPY, encoded by the coding sequence ATGAGTATCGTCGCCGAGTTCAGTCTCCCGCCGCGAGCGATCCCCGGCGGGGAGACACTCGAATCCCTCCCGGCGGCGACGGTCAAACTCGAACGGCTGGTGCCCACGGGCGACGCCGCGCTCCCGTTCTTCTGGGTCTTCGACGTCGACCACCAGCGATTTCTGGAGGGCCTACGGGACGAATCCGGCGTCTCGACCGTCGAGGTGCTCACGGAGGTGGAGTCGAGCGCGCTGTTCCGCGCGGAGTGGACGCCGGACGCGGTGGCCATCCAGGGGATACATGAGATGCGGGCGACGGTACTGGACGCCACCGGGACCGCCGACGGCTGGACGTTCCAGGTCAGGGCCCCGAGTCGCGACCAGCTGGGAGCGTTCCGCCAGCTGTTCACCGACCGCGGGGTACCCGTCGAGATACGACGCATCTACGCCTTCGCGGACCTGCTGAGCGACGACCGACTGCTGACCCCGGAACAGCGACAGACGCTGATCTTCGCCTACCAGCGCGGGTACTTCGACGAACCCAGGGGTGTCACGCAGGCGGACCTCGGCGAGCACTTCGACATCAGCGGCCGCGCCGTCTCCAACCGGCTCCGCCGCGGGACGCGGAACCTCGTCACCAGCACGCTCCTCGACCCGACGACGAGGGACGATTCGAACGAGCCGTATTAA
- a CDS encoding GNAT family N-acetyltransferase: MQVREATPADAEAVARVADAAWHDAHAGIVGEDAVEAFLAEYYDPDALRERYRDAESVTFVAEDTERVVGYASGVPADDGYTLGSLYVHPDRQGAGIGSRLLARVEDAARQADYDAVDLVVMAGNDDSIGFYESKGYERVDDHYDELLDVDGYVYEKPV; encoded by the coding sequence GTGCAGGTCCGGGAGGCTACACCGGCGGACGCCGAAGCCGTCGCCCGCGTCGCCGACGCGGCGTGGCACGACGCCCACGCCGGCATCGTCGGCGAAGACGCAGTCGAGGCGTTCCTCGCGGAGTACTACGACCCGGACGCCCTCCGCGAACGATACCGCGACGCGGAGAGCGTGACGTTCGTCGCCGAGGACACCGAACGAGTCGTCGGCTACGCGAGCGGCGTGCCCGCAGACGACGGCTACACGCTCGGGTCACTGTACGTCCACCCCGACCGGCAGGGAGCGGGCATCGGCAGTCGACTGCTCGCCCGTGTCGAGGACGCCGCCCGCCAGGCAGACTACGACGCCGTGGACCTCGTGGTGATGGCCGGGAACGACGACTCCATCGGCTTCTACGAGTCGAAGGGGTACGAGCGCGTGGACGACCACTACGACGAGCTGCTCGACGTCGACGGCTACGTGTACGAGAAACCGGTCTAG
- a CDS encoding HalOD1 output domain-containing protein has translation MLQGDPQRTASQTFTWTDDESVSAAVVRSVASYTGRDPMSIAPLYTAIDPDALDALFDSRSEQRACIEFSFCGLRVQVSADGDGKLFEER, from the coding sequence ATGTTGCAGGGAGATCCGCAGCGCACGGCGAGCCAGACGTTCACGTGGACCGACGACGAATCGGTGAGTGCGGCCGTCGTTCGGTCCGTCGCCTCCTACACGGGCCGGGACCCGATGTCGATAGCACCGCTGTACACGGCGATCGACCCCGACGCGTTGGACGCACTGTTCGACTCGCGCTCGGAGCAGCGGGCCTGCATCGAGTTCTCCTTCTGCGGACTCCGCGTACAGGTGAGCGCGGACGGCGACGGGAAACTGTTCGAGGAGCGGTAG
- a CDS encoding CDP-2,3-bis-(O-geranylgeranyl)-sn-glycerol synthase: MDLAATVAVAFWAMLPAYVPNNVAVLAGGGRPIDGGRTWNGRRVLGDGKTWRGTFVGTLAGVALTAALNTLEPAASEALGVPLPAFPLAATVALPAGAMLGDILASFLKRRTGRERGAAFPLVDQLDFVVVALVLTALAAPAWFGDTFTLEVVVAVLVLTPVLHVGTNVGAYQLGLKDEPW, from the coding sequence ATGGATCTCGCAGCCACCGTCGCCGTCGCGTTCTGGGCGATGCTCCCCGCCTACGTCCCGAACAACGTCGCGGTGCTCGCGGGCGGCGGCCGCCCCATCGACGGCGGCCGCACGTGGAACGGTCGCCGCGTCCTCGGCGACGGAAAGACGTGGCGGGGCACGTTCGTCGGGACGCTTGCCGGCGTCGCGCTCACCGCCGCGCTGAACACCCTCGAACCCGCCGCGAGCGAAGCACTCGGCGTCCCACTCCCGGCGTTCCCGCTCGCCGCGACGGTCGCGCTCCCGGCCGGCGCGATGCTCGGCGACATCCTCGCGTCGTTCCTCAAGCGGCGCACCGGCCGCGAACGCGGCGCCGCCTTCCCGCTCGTCGACCAGCTCGACTTCGTCGTCGTCGCGCTCGTGCTCACCGCACTCGCCGCCCCCGCCTGGTTCGGCGACACGTTCACCCTCGAGGTGGTCGTCGCCGTGCTCGTCCTCACGCCCGTCCTCCACGTCGGCACCAACGTCGGCGCGTACCAGTTGGGGCTCAAAGACGAGCCCTGGTGA
- a CDS encoding DUF7344 domain-containing protein has protein sequence MSKAQLEHGLEQAADTDLTESERHRLLADERRQVVLDVLPEQTTELSLEELTTAVLERVPTDPGEDTTSRQEVAVSLHHVHLPVLDDVGILEYDADCHLVAVQ, from the coding sequence ATGAGCAAGGCACAACTGGAACACGGACTCGAACAGGCCGCTGACACAGACCTCACCGAGAGCGAGCGCCACCGACTGCTCGCCGACGAACGCCGACAGGTCGTCCTCGACGTCCTCCCCGAGCAGACCACCGAACTCTCCCTGGAAGAACTAACGACGGCGGTGCTCGAACGGGTGCCTACCGACCCCGGCGAGGACACGACTTCGCGCCAGGAGGTTGCGGTGTCGCTCCACCACGTCCACCTCCCCGTGCTCGACGACGTGGGTATCCTCGAGTACGACGCGGACTGCCATCTCGTTGCGGTCCAGTAG
- a CDS encoding proline dehydrogenase family protein, producing the protein MIPPIASRFVAGESPAAALDHVDDLNDQGVKAILNLLGEHYEERPPADEDAAAYEDLVRDISGSGLDACISVKPSQIGLDVGDDVFAENLADIAAVADEHGVFTWVDMEDHETTDATLDAFEDLTTEYEGGVGVCVQANLKRTEEDLERLADLPGKVRLVKGAYDEPRELAYKNKERVNEAYRTYLKFMFQEFDDGVAVGSHDPEMIALARDLHDEYGTDYEIQMLMGVRDDAQVELAAEDVEVWQYVPYGDKWFSYFYRRAMERKENMLFALRAVLGR; encoded by the coding sequence ATGATACCGCCCATCGCGAGTCGGTTCGTCGCGGGGGAGTCACCTGCGGCGGCGTTAGACCACGTCGACGACCTGAACGACCAGGGGGTGAAGGCGATCCTCAACCTGCTCGGCGAGCACTACGAGGAGCGCCCGCCCGCCGACGAGGACGCGGCAGCGTACGAGGACCTCGTCCGGGACATCTCGGGGAGCGGGCTGGACGCCTGCATCTCCGTGAAGCCCTCGCAGATCGGCCTCGACGTCGGCGACGACGTGTTCGCGGAGAACCTCGCGGACATCGCCGCGGTGGCCGACGAGCACGGCGTGTTCACGTGGGTGGACATGGAGGACCACGAGACGACCGACGCGACGCTGGACGCCTTCGAGGACCTCACGACCGAGTACGAGGGCGGCGTCGGCGTCTGCGTGCAGGCGAACCTCAAGCGGACGGAGGAGGACCTCGAACGCCTCGCCGACCTCCCGGGGAAGGTACGCCTCGTCAAGGGCGCGTACGACGAGCCGCGGGAGCTCGCGTACAAGAACAAAGAGCGCGTCAACGAGGCCTACCGGACCTACCTGAAGTTCATGTTCCAGGAGTTCGACGACGGCGTCGCGGTGGGGAGCCACGACCCCGAGATGATTGCACTCGCCCGCGACCTCCACGACGAGTACGGGACGGACTACGAGATCCAGATGCTGATGGGCGTGCGCGACGACGCGCAGGTCGAACTCGCGGCGGAGGACGTCGAGGTCTGGCAGTACGTGCCGTACGGCGACAAGTGGTTCTCGTACTTCTACCGGCGTGCGATGGAGCGCAAGGAGAACATGCTGTTCGCGCTGCGGGCCGTCCTCGGGCGGTAG
- a CDS encoding branched-chain amino acid transaminase, whose protein sequence is MSGFDDMDVDTIWMNGEFVDWEDAKVHVLTHALHYGSGVFEGVRAYDTDNGPAIFRWEEHLERLYNSCKPYDLEIEYTPEELTEATTELLDRQDLASCYIRPLAYYGYDTLGVSPGDCPTDVTIAAWPWGAYLGEDALENGVEVMVSSWRKHSSSQIPTNAKTTGLYVNSMLAGEEARRNGFVEAIVLNKEGNVAEGPGENLFLVRDGELYTPGLSESILDGITRETVITLAEERGYTVHDNVSISRGELNTADELFFTGSAAEVTPIRRVDNVEIGDGGRGPVTEELQTAFFDLVEAGEREEWFHYV, encoded by the coding sequence ATGAGCGGATTCGACGACATGGACGTTGACACGATCTGGATGAACGGCGAGTTCGTGGACTGGGAGGACGCCAAGGTCCACGTCCTCACCCACGCGCTCCACTACGGCAGCGGCGTCTTCGAGGGCGTGCGCGCCTACGACACTGACAACGGCCCCGCCATCTTCCGCTGGGAGGAGCACCTCGAACGCCTCTACAACTCCTGCAAGCCCTACGACCTCGAGATCGAGTACACCCCCGAGGAACTCACCGAGGCGACGACCGAACTCCTCGACCGCCAGGACCTCGCGTCCTGTTACATCCGTCCGCTCGCCTACTACGGCTACGACACGCTGGGCGTCTCCCCAGGCGACTGCCCGACCGACGTCACCATCGCCGCGTGGCCGTGGGGCGCCTACCTCGGCGAGGACGCCCTCGAGAACGGCGTCGAAGTGATGGTCTCCTCGTGGCGCAAGCACTCCTCCAGCCAGATCCCGACGAACGCCAAGACCACCGGCCTCTACGTCAACTCCATGCTCGCCGGCGAGGAGGCCCGCCGCAACGGCTTCGTCGAGGCCATCGTCCTCAACAAGGAGGGTAACGTCGCGGAGGGCCCCGGCGAGAATCTCTTCCTCGTCCGGGACGGCGAACTGTACACGCCCGGCCTCTCCGAGAGCATCCTCGACGGCATCACCCGCGAGACCGTCATCACGCTGGCCGAGGAGCGTGGCTACACCGTCCACGACAACGTCTCCATCTCGCGTGGCGAACTCAACACCGCCGACGAACTGTTCTTCACCGGCAGCGCCGCCGAGGTCACCCCCATCCGCCGGGTCGACAACGTCGAGATCGGCGACGGTGGCCGCGGCCCCGTCACCGAGGAACTCCAGACCGCGTTCTTCGACCTCGTCGAGGCCGGCGAGCGCGAGGAGTGGTTCCACTACGTCTGA
- the pyrE gene encoding orotate phosphoribosyltransferase: protein MANDDLIAALRDADAVQFGEFELSHGGTSEYYVDKYLFETDPECLRAIAEAFAERVDPGTKLGGVALGGVPLAAATSVVADVPYVIARKQAKEYGTGNRIEGRLDDGEEVVVVEDIATTGQSAMDAVTALRDAGATVNRALLVVDREEGGRDLLAEHGVEMEALVTASDLLDSA from the coding sequence ATGGCGAACGACGACCTCATCGCGGCGCTGCGGGACGCGGACGCCGTCCAGTTCGGCGAGTTCGAACTCTCCCACGGCGGCACCTCGGAGTACTACGTGGACAAGTACCTCTTCGAGACGGACCCAGAGTGCCTGCGCGCCATCGCGGAGGCGTTCGCGGAGCGCGTCGACCCCGGGACGAAACTCGGCGGCGTGGCACTCGGCGGCGTGCCCCTCGCCGCCGCGACGTCCGTGGTCGCGGACGTCCCGTACGTCATCGCGCGCAAGCAGGCCAAGGAGTACGGCACGGGCAACCGCATCGAGGGCCGCCTCGACGACGGCGAGGAGGTCGTCGTCGTCGAGGACATCGCCACCACCGGGCAGTCGGCGATGGACGCCGTGACGGCGCTTCGCGACGCCGGCGCAACGGTGAACCGGGCGCTGCTCGTGGTCGACAGGGAGGAGGGTGGCCGCGACCTGCTCGCCGAGCACGGCGTCGAGATGGAGGCGCTCGTCACGGCGAGCGACCTGCTCGATTCAGCGTGA
- a CDS encoding PAS domain S-box protein, translating to MASGTLSEGLRETLEVFETVDGPGEPLTTNEVAEALPISRRSTYARLERLADDGYLRTKKVGSRGRVWWQPPTAAAAADVSGNDVELARLIDNTPGMVYRCLGESGWKLTFVSDACSDITGYDATALQSGAVSWERDVVHPDDRAEAREEITAQLRDDDQFTVQYRVLTADDEVRWVAEHGTPVADADERAFREGVVTDVTEQQTVERELAERERQLREEQALVQSILDNQRDIVYAVDPDGQFTRWNDRLVEVTGYADEEIAEMEIPEFIADEAREEAAEAIQDVVLHGESRTLELPLVTADGTEIPYEFTGTPIQEGGKVAGLVGVGRDVTERKKKERQLARHRDDLESELEEIYGRITDAFFALDEDWTFTHANDRAQELVDPDGDGLEGENIWESYPDAVDSRFETEYRTAMETQEATTFEAYYPEPLDAWFEVHAYPSETGLSVYFQDVTERKEYERELGLYETIVETIEDGVYVLDDEFQFAQVNDAYVEMTGYDREELLGSHCSLVVDQAVLEQSAEDLQQIIDGEVAGATIEADIHRKDGTTLPAESRFTALPTVGDDPPKKVGVVRDVSERRKRERELEESERRYRTIAEYFPNGIVTLFDHDFTYTLAAGQGFADLSVDPEDVDGRSFREAWDEETADELEPVFEAALDGEERSVELSYAGAEWVVRGAPITDERGEVFAGMTTSQNITERKEREEELVRQREQLSALNDINEVVHEITDAAIEQSTREEIESGVCERLAATDSYRFAWIGDVDTNSRTVDSRASAGTGGYLDDVTISVDPDDERSEGPTGRALRTGEMQTSQDIQNDAQYAPWRQVAETYDFRSSAAIPITHEGTVFGVLNVYADRPYAFEEQERAVIGQLGEIVGHAIAAVERKRALMSDEVVELRFHIPTLFEKIDAGTTGSGRFTVEETVPIADEEYLVYGQASQDAVENVSAIVDAVPHWEEVRFQDDGDGEVAFEARLSEPPVLSVLASLGGSVEEFVVDGGDLHMTLHLAPSSDTRALVDAVREAYPSAEMVARRQTTRPGTGAEQFDHVFTESLTDRQRAALRAAYHAGFFEWPREASGEDVAASLDVSAPTFHQHLRKAEQQIFESLLSSSF from the coding sequence ATGGCAAGTGGCACGCTGAGTGAAGGGCTGCGCGAGACTCTCGAAGTCTTCGAGACGGTCGACGGGCCGGGCGAACCCTTGACGACGAACGAGGTCGCCGAGGCGTTGCCGATCTCGCGGCGGAGCACGTACGCTCGTCTGGAACGCCTCGCCGACGACGGCTACCTCCGGACCAAGAAAGTCGGGAGCAGGGGTCGCGTCTGGTGGCAGCCACCGACGGCTGCAGCCGCGGCCGACGTGTCGGGCAACGACGTCGAACTGGCGCGACTCATCGACAACACCCCGGGGATGGTGTACCGGTGTCTGGGCGAGTCGGGGTGGAAGTTGACGTTCGTCAGCGACGCCTGCAGTGACATCACGGGCTACGACGCCACCGCCCTCCAGTCCGGGGCCGTGAGCTGGGAGCGAGACGTCGTCCACCCGGACGACCGGGCCGAGGCGCGCGAAGAGATCACCGCGCAGCTGCGCGACGACGACCAGTTCACCGTCCAGTACCGCGTCCTGACCGCCGATGACGAGGTGCGGTGGGTGGCCGAGCACGGTACCCCCGTCGCCGACGCGGACGAACGGGCGTTCCGCGAGGGTGTCGTGACCGACGTCACCGAACAGCAGACGGTCGAGCGCGAACTCGCCGAGCGGGAGCGCCAGCTCCGCGAGGAGCAGGCGCTGGTCCAGAGCATCCTCGACAACCAGCGGGACATCGTCTACGCGGTGGACCCCGACGGGCAGTTCACGCGCTGGAACGACCGTCTCGTGGAGGTGACCGGCTACGCGGACGAGGAGATCGCGGAGATGGAGATCCCGGAGTTCATCGCCGACGAGGCGAGGGAGGAGGCCGCCGAGGCGATCCAGGACGTCGTCCTGCACGGCGAGAGCCGGACCCTCGAGTTGCCGCTGGTGACCGCCGACGGCACCGAGATCCCCTACGAGTTCACCGGCACCCCCATCCAGGAGGGCGGGAAGGTAGCGGGCCTCGTGGGCGTCGGTCGGGACGTCACCGAGCGCAAGAAGAAGGAACGACAGCTGGCGCGCCACCGCGACGACCTCGAGAGCGAACTGGAGGAGATCTACGGCCGCATCACGGACGCGTTCTTCGCGCTCGACGAGGACTGGACGTTCACGCACGCCAACGACCGCGCCCAGGAGCTCGTCGACCCGGACGGCGACGGACTCGAGGGCGAGAACATCTGGGAGTCGTACCCGGACGCGGTCGACTCCCGGTTCGAGACCGAGTACCGGACGGCGATGGAGACCCAGGAGGCGACGACCTTCGAAGCGTACTACCCCGAGCCACTGGACGCGTGGTTCGAGGTCCACGCCTACCCCTCGGAGACCGGGCTGTCGGTGTACTTCCAGGACGTCACCGAGCGCAAGGAGTACGAACGGGAGCTCGGACTGTACGAGACCATCGTCGAGACGATCGAGGACGGCGTCTACGTCCTCGACGACGAGTTCCAGTTCGCGCAGGTCAACGACGCGTACGTCGAGATGACCGGCTACGACCGCGAGGAGCTGCTCGGCTCGCACTGTTCGCTCGTCGTCGACCAGGCTGTGCTCGAGCAGTCCGCCGAGGACCTCCAGCAGATCATCGACGGGGAGGTGGCGGGCGCGACCATCGAGGCCGACATCCACCGGAAAGACGGCACCACGCTCCCCGCCGAGAGCCGGTTCACCGCGCTGCCGACAGTGGGCGACGACCCCCCGAAGAAGGTCGGCGTGGTCCGCGACGTCAGTGAGCGCAGGAAGCGCGAACGCGAACTCGAGGAGTCCGAGCGCCGCTACCGCACCATCGCGGAGTACTTCCCGAACGGCATCGTCACCCTCTTCGACCACGACTTCACCTACACGCTCGCCGCGGGGCAGGGGTTCGCCGACCTGTCCGTCGACCCCGAGGACGTCGATGGCAGGAGCTTCCGCGAGGCCTGGGACGAGGAGACCGCCGACGAACTCGAACCCGTCTTCGAGGCCGCACTCGACGGCGAGGAGCGGTCGGTCGAACTCTCCTACGCCGGCGCAGAGTGGGTCGTCCGCGGCGCCCCCATCACCGACGAGCGCGGCGAGGTGTTCGCCGGGATGACGACGTCCCAGAACATCACCGAGCGCAAGGAACGCGAGGAGGAACTGGTCCGCCAGCGCGAACAGCTGTCGGCGCTCAACGACATCAACGAGGTCGTCCACGAGATCACGGACGCCGCCATCGAGCAGTCCACGCGCGAGGAGATCGAGTCCGGCGTCTGCGAGCGCCTGGCTGCCACGGACTCCTACCGGTTCGCCTGGATCGGTGACGTGGACACGAACTCCCGGACCGTCGACTCGCGGGCAAGCGCGGGCACCGGAGGGTACCTCGACGACGTCACCATCTCCGTCGACCCGGACGACGAGCGCAGCGAGGGGCCGACCGGCAGGGCGCTGCGCACCGGTGAGATGCAGACGTCCCAGGACATCCAGAACGACGCGCAGTACGCGCCGTGGCGCCAGGTCGCCGAGACGTACGACTTCCGCTCCTCGGCGGCGATCCCGATCACCCACGAGGGGACGGTGTTCGGCGTGCTGAACGTCTACGCCGACCGCCCGTACGCCTTCGAGGAACAGGAACGGGCGGTCATCGGCCAGCTCGGCGAGATCGTCGGCCACGCCATCGCGGCCGTCGAGCGCAAACGCGCGCTGATGAGCGACGAGGTCGTCGAACTCCGGTTCCACATCCCGACGCTCTTCGAGAAGATCGACGCCGGAACCACCGGGAGCGGCCGGTTCACGGTCGAGGAGACCGTCCCGATAGCCGACGAGGAGTACCTCGTCTACGGGCAGGCCAGCCAGGACGCCGTCGAGAACGTCTCGGCCATCGTCGACGCCGTCCCCCACTGGGAGGAGGTGCGCTTCCAGGACGACGGCGACGGCGAGGTGGCCTTCGAGGCGCGACTCTCCGAACCGCCCGTACTGTCGGTGCTCGCGTCGCTAGGCGGCTCCGTCGAAGAGTTCGTCGTCGATGGCGGGGACCTCCACATGACCCTCCACCTCGCGCCGAGTTCGGACACCCGGGCGCTCGTCGACGCCGTCCGCGAGGCCTACCCCAGCGCGGAGATGGTGGCGCGACGTCAGACCACGCGGCCCGGGACAGGCGCCGAGCAGTTCGACCACGTGTTCACCGAATCGCTCACCGACCGCCAGCGGGCGGCGCTCCGCGCGGCCTACCACGCGGGCTTCTTCGAGTGGCCACGGGAGGCCTCCGGCGAGGACGTCGCCGCGTCACTGGACGTCTCGGCGCCGACGTTCCACCAGCACCTCCGGAAGGCAGAGCAGCAGATCTTCGAGTCGCTGCTGTCGTCGTCGTTCTGA
- a CDS encoding DUF502 domain-containing protein — protein MTSWKRDFASGLIVLVPILVTAYVIYWLFGIIAGIAGIATSIDDPVTAVGLTLLVFVLLVFSVGYLMRTAVGGLVEGVIDDLMNRLPILRIVYNASKMAVETVLSGGTGEFQKPVKITPWHGMRMTAFKTGKTTDDGREVVFMPTSPNITTGFVIEVEPEDIEETGESVEDALTRVLSAGFGENDNKSIDEFVGDDE, from the coding sequence ATGACCTCGTGGAAGCGGGACTTCGCGAGCGGACTCATCGTCCTCGTGCCGATCCTGGTCACGGCCTACGTCATCTACTGGCTGTTCGGCATCATCGCGGGCATCGCGGGTATCGCGACGTCCATCGACGACCCGGTGACCGCGGTAGGGCTGACGCTGCTGGTGTTCGTGTTGCTGGTGTTCTCGGTGGGCTACCTGATGCGGACGGCCGTCGGGGGCCTCGTCGAGGGCGTCATCGACGACCTGATGAACCGACTGCCGATTCTCCGCATCGTCTACAACGCCTCGAAGATGGCCGTCGAGACGGTGCTCTCCGGTGGCACCGGCGAGTTCCAGAAACCCGTGAAGATCACGCCGTGGCACGGGATGCGGATGACCGCGTTCAAGACCGGGAAGACGACCGACGACGGCCGCGAGGTGGTGTTCATGCCGACCTCCCCGAACATCACCACGGGGTTCGTCATCGAGGTCGAACCCGAGGACATCGAGGAGACGGGAGAGAGCGTCGAGGACGCGCTGACGCGCGTGTTGAGTGCCGGCTTCGGCGAGAACGACAACAAGAGCATCGACGAGTTCGTCGGCGACGACGAGTAG
- a CDS encoding Na+/H+ antiporter NhaC family protein — protein sequence MSEFTPLTYDDIDEALRPSLREALVPVLAVVVFLGVGSGYLELAPHAPLLWSIVFAGLFARYRLAYDWEGVYDAAASGLRMGLQAILILFVIYGLIATWTSAGTIPGLMYYGLDALSPTVFLPVTAVLAALVAFAIGSSWTTVGTLGVAFIGIGNGLGVSPAMTAGAIVSGAYAGDKQSPLSDTTNLAAAVTNTNLYEHINAMRTGTAIAFGLSVVAYAVLGVFAVSDSGADVAAISGPLAESYALGALVFLPLVVTFGLAIRGYPPLPSLVAGIFAGAFTTIVAQGASFTFAWDVFLNGTSPATGSELVNGLLTTGGVSGSAWTIAVVVAALALGGILERTGILATLAHHLTNAVWSPGSLVAGTGAAAMVTNAFSAQQYMSIVVPGMSLRNLYEEYGLEERDLSRAVEAAGTPTGPLFPWHAGAVYMAGVLGPAFATSWDFAAFYFFGFLSPLVLFAMALSGHGYTQNRAEADSAALADD from the coding sequence ATGAGCGAGTTCACGCCACTCACCTACGACGACATCGACGAGGCCCTCCGGCCGAGCCTGCGCGAGGCGCTCGTGCCCGTCCTCGCCGTCGTCGTCTTCCTCGGCGTCGGCTCCGGCTACCTGGAGCTCGCGCCGCACGCACCGCTGCTGTGGAGCATCGTCTTCGCGGGCCTGTTCGCCCGCTACCGCCTCGCCTACGACTGGGAGGGCGTCTACGACGCCGCCGCCTCCGGCCTCCGCATGGGCCTGCAGGCGATCCTCATCCTGTTCGTCATCTACGGGCTCATCGCCACGTGGACCAGCGCGGGCACCATCCCCGGACTGATGTACTACGGGCTGGACGCGCTGTCGCCGACCGTCTTCCTCCCGGTCACCGCCGTCCTCGCGGCCCTCGTCGCGTTCGCCATCGGCTCCTCGTGGACCACCGTCGGGACGCTCGGCGTCGCGTTCATCGGTATCGGCAACGGCCTCGGCGTCTCCCCCGCGATGACCGCGGGTGCCATCGTCTCCGGGGCGTACGCGGGCGACAAGCAGAGCCCCCTCTCGGACACGACCAACCTCGCGGCCGCCGTCACCAACACGAACCTCTACGAGCACATCAACGCGATGCGCACCGGCACCGCCATCGCGTTCGGCCTCTCGGTGGTCGCGTACGCCGTCCTCGGCGTGTTCGCCGTGAGCGACTCGGGCGCGGACGTCGCCGCCATCAGCGGCCCGCTCGCCGAGTCGTACGCGCTGGGCGCGCTGGTCTTCCTGCCGCTGGTCGTGACGTTCGGCCTCGCGATTCGGGGCTACCCGCCGCTGCCCTCCCTCGTCGCCGGCATCTTCGCCGGCGCGTTCACCACGATCGTCGCCCAGGGCGCGTCGTTCACGTTCGCGTGGGACGTGTTCCTCAACGGAACCAGCCCCGCCACGGGGAGCGAACTCGTGAACGGGCTACTGACCACCGGCGGCGTCTCCGGGTCCGCCTGGACCATCGCCGTCGTCGTCGCCGCGCTCGCGCTCGGCGGCATCCTCGAACGCACCGGTATCCTCGCCACGCTCGCCCACCACCTCACGAACGCCGTCTGGTCGCCCGGGTCGCTGGTCGCGGGCACCGGGGCCGCCGCCATGGTGACCAACGCGTTCTCCGCCCAGCAGTACATGAGCATCGTGGTGCCGGGGATGAGCCTGCGGAACCTCTACGAGGAGTACGGCCTCGAGGAACGCGACCTCTCGCGGGCCGTCGAGGCCGCCGGTACGCCGACCGGCCCGCTGTTCCCGTGGCACGCCGGCGCCGTCTACATGGCGGGCGTCCTCGGGCCGGCGTTCGCCACGTCGTGGGACTTCGCGGCGTTCTACTTCTTCGGGTTCCTCTCCCCGCTCGTGCTGTTCGCGATGGCGCTGTCCGGCCACGGCTACACGCAGAACCGTGCGGAGGCCGACTCGGCGGCGCTCGCCGACGACTGA